The Mycolicibacterium hassiacum DSM 44199 genome includes a window with the following:
- a CDS encoding GntR family transcriptional regulator, producing the protein MTVPDAVARTQLAEHVARIVRRRIFDGTYATGEYVRLDQLAAELGVSVTPVREALFELKAEGLLAQQPHRGFVVLPLTGRDLADVSNVQAYIGGELAARAAANITDEQLTGLRRIQSDLEAAYAAGDDERAVRLNHEFHRAINVAADSPKLAQLMSQITRYAPETVFPRIAGWPQKSNRHHRRLISALAKRDPELARAAMSEHLAAGAKPLIEHLTALGVISSPDGEPASGH; encoded by the coding sequence GTGACCGTCCCCGACGCCGTAGCCCGGACGCAGCTCGCCGAGCACGTCGCGCGGATCGTCCGCCGGCGGATCTTCGACGGCACCTACGCCACCGGAGAGTACGTGCGGCTCGACCAATTGGCCGCCGAGCTCGGGGTCAGCGTGACACCGGTGCGGGAGGCGCTGTTCGAGCTGAAAGCCGAAGGGCTGCTGGCCCAGCAGCCCCACCGCGGTTTCGTGGTGCTGCCGCTGACCGGCCGCGACCTGGCCGACGTGTCGAACGTGCAGGCCTACATCGGCGGCGAGCTCGCGGCCCGCGCCGCGGCCAACATCACCGATGAGCAGCTCACCGGGCTGCGGCGCATTCAGTCGGACCTGGAGGCCGCCTACGCGGCCGGCGACGACGAACGCGCGGTGCGGCTCAACCACGAGTTCCACCGCGCGATCAACGTCGCCGCCGATTCCCCCAAGCTCGCGCAGCTGATGTCGCAGATCACCCGCTACGCACCCGAGACGGTGTTCCCGCGCATCGCCGGCTGGCCGCAGAAGTCCAACCGGCACCACCGCCGGCTGATCTCGGCGCTGGCCAAACGCGATCCGGAACTGGCCCGCGCGGCGATGAGCGAACACCTGGCGGCGGGGGCGAAGCCGCTGATCGAGCATCTCACCGCGCTCGGGGTGATCAGCTCACCCGACGGCGAGCCGGCATCCGGCCACTAG
- a CDS encoding class I adenylate-forming enzyme family protein, producing the protein MPENTVGALVRAQARRRGEHLLLICDDDRLTYADADRRSALLARRLIALGAGKGTHVGVLHPNGSAFIVAMLAAARIGAVVVPFSTFATTAELARQLAHADVEILLSAGSYRAHDYRARLADVDRSAVPLLRHVLIDAEDRTIEPAPAELFEALEADVDPCDVLSIIYTSGSTGAPKGVVHTHAAHLEHQRVLNEIRALTAEDRLFCNSPFFWVGGFAFAILACMLAGATLVCSNATDPGETLDLLEAVRPTITNGFVTGISHLARHPSLPHRDLSSMRRGNLYPIMAPEARPADPELRHGMLGMTETGSVITISPDTSDQPEHRRGSFGKPAPGFETKVIDPDTGEELGPGRVGEFCVRGPFLMEGYYKRRREECFDADGWFHTGDLVRTDDEGYVYFIGRRGAMIKTAGVSVAPGEVEKAIKRACGLTAHVLGLPDPDRGQIVAAVIALEEGARFDEHAVRAALKRELSAYKIPRRFAALPASQIPVMSSGKVDLPRLAEVFDG; encoded by the coding sequence ATGCCTGAGAACACCGTCGGGGCGCTGGTGCGCGCCCAGGCTCGCCGCCGGGGTGAGCATCTGCTGTTGATCTGCGACGACGACCGGCTCACCTATGCCGACGCCGACCGCCGCTCGGCGCTGCTGGCCCGCCGGCTGATCGCCCTGGGCGCGGGCAAGGGCACCCACGTCGGGGTGCTGCACCCGAACGGGTCGGCGTTCATCGTCGCGATGCTCGCCGCGGCGCGCATCGGCGCGGTGGTCGTCCCGTTCTCCACGTTCGCCACCACCGCCGAACTGGCCCGCCAACTCGCCCACGCCGACGTGGAGATCCTGTTGTCCGCCGGTTCGTACCGGGCGCACGACTACCGGGCGCGGCTGGCCGACGTCGACCGCTCCGCGGTGCCGCTGCTGCGGCATGTGCTCATCGACGCCGAGGATCGCACCATCGAACCCGCCCCGGCCGAGTTGTTCGAGGCCCTGGAGGCCGACGTCGATCCCTGCGACGTGCTGTCGATCATCTACACCTCCGGGTCGACCGGCGCCCCGAAGGGAGTGGTGCACACCCATGCCGCCCACCTGGAGCATCAGCGGGTGCTCAACGAGATTCGCGCCCTGACCGCCGAGGACCGGCTGTTCTGCAACTCGCCGTTCTTCTGGGTCGGCGGGTTCGCGTTCGCGATCCTGGCCTGCATGCTCGCCGGCGCCACCCTGGTGTGCTCGAACGCCACCGATCCCGGCGAGACCCTGGATCTGCTGGAGGCGGTGCGACCCACCATCACCAACGGCTTCGTCACCGGCATCAGTCACCTCGCCCGCCACCCCAGCCTGCCGCACCGCGACCTGTCGTCGATGCGGCGCGGCAACCTCTACCCGATCATGGCCCCCGAGGCCCGGCCGGCCGACCCCGAGCTGCGCCACGGCATGCTCGGCATGACCGAGACCGGCAGCGTGATCACCATCAGTCCCGACACCTCCGACCAGCCCGAGCATCGGCGCGGGTCGTTCGGCAAACCGGCGCCCGGATTCGAGACCAAGGTCATCGACCCGGACACCGGCGAGGAGCTGGGCCCCGGCCGGGTGGGCGAGTTCTGCGTGCGCGGACCGTTCCTCATGGAGGGCTACTACAAGCGCCGCCGCGAGGAGTGCTTCGACGCCGACGGCTGGTTCCACACCGGGGATCTGGTCCGCACCGACGACGAGGGTTACGTCTACTTCATCGGCCGCCGGGGCGCGATGATCAAGACCGCCGGCGTCAGTGTCGCCCCCGGGGAGGTGGAGAAGGCCATCAAACGCGCGTGCGGGCTGACCGCCCACGTGCTGGGTCTGCCCGATCCCGACCGGGGACAGATCGTCGCCGCGGTCATCGCGCTGGAGGAGGGTGCGCGGTTCGACGAGCACGCCGTGCGCGCCGCGCTGAAGCGGGAGCTGTCGGCCTACAAGATCCCGCGCCGGTTCGCCGCGCTGCCCGCATCGCAGATCCCGGTGATGTCCAGCGGCAAGGTCGATCTGCCCCGGCTGGCGGAGGTGTTCGATGGCTGA
- a CDS encoding acetyl-CoA C-acetyltransferase, with amino-acid sequence MREVVICEPVRTPIGRYGGMFKSLTAAELGVVALRGLLERTKVDPESIEDVILGHCYPSSEAPAIGRVVALDAGLPITVPGMQVDRRCGSGLQAVIQACLQVGSGANEIVVAGGAESMSNVVFYSTEMRWGPAKSAITLHDGLARGRITAGGRNYPVPGGMLETAENLRREYNISREEQDQLAVQSHRRAVAAQRNGSLAEEIVPVTVRTRKGEEVIDTDEHPRPDTSMETLAKLKPVLLDSDPEATVTAGNASGQNDAASMCLVTTREKAEELGVKPLVRLVSWASAGVAPRIMGIGPVPATEAALARAGLTLADIDLIELNEAFAAQALAVMREWKFGAADHERTNVHGSGISLGHPVGATGGRMLATLARELHRRGARYGLETMCIGGGQGLAAVFERVDS; translated from the coding sequence ATGCGTGAGGTGGTGATCTGCGAGCCGGTCCGCACCCCGATCGGCCGCTACGGCGGCATGTTCAAGTCGCTGACCGCCGCCGAACTCGGGGTGGTGGCGCTGCGGGGGCTGCTGGAACGGACCAAGGTCGACCCGGAGTCCATCGAGGACGTGATCCTCGGGCACTGCTATCCGAGCAGCGAGGCGCCGGCCATCGGCCGGGTGGTGGCACTCGATGCCGGGCTGCCCATCACCGTGCCCGGTATGCAGGTCGACCGGCGGTGCGGATCCGGACTGCAGGCCGTCATCCAGGCCTGTCTGCAGGTCGGCAGCGGCGCCAACGAGATCGTGGTCGCCGGCGGCGCCGAGAGCATGAGCAACGTGGTCTTCTACTCCACCGAGATGCGTTGGGGGCCGGCGAAGTCCGCGATCACCCTGCATGACGGGCTGGCCCGCGGCCGCATCACCGCCGGTGGGCGCAACTATCCGGTGCCCGGCGGCATGCTCGAGACCGCGGAGAACCTGCGTCGCGAGTACAACATCTCCCGCGAGGAACAGGACCAGCTGGCCGTGCAGTCGCACCGGCGGGCGGTGGCCGCCCAGCGGAACGGCAGCCTGGCCGAGGAGATCGTTCCGGTCACCGTGCGCACCCGCAAGGGCGAGGAGGTGATCGACACCGACGAACACCCGCGGCCGGACACTTCGATGGAGACCCTGGCCAAGCTCAAACCGGTTCTGCTGGACAGTGATCCGGAGGCGACGGTGACGGCCGGCAACGCCAGCGGGCAGAACGACGCGGCGTCGATGTGCCTGGTGACCACCCGGGAGAAGGCCGAGGAGCTGGGCGTCAAACCGTTGGTGCGGCTGGTGTCCTGGGCTTCGGCGGGGGTGGCGCCCAGGATCATGGGCATCGGCCCGGTGCCGGCCACCGAGGCCGCGCTGGCCAGGGCCGGCCTGACGCTGGCCGACATCGACCTGATCGAGCTCAACGAGGCGTTCGCCGCGCAGGCGCTGGCCGTGATGCGGGAGTGGAAGTTCGGCGCGGCCGACCACGAGCGGACCAACGTGCACGGCTCGGGGATCTCACTGGGCCACCCGGTGGGCGCCACCGGCGGGCGGATGCTGGCCACCCTGGCCCGCGAACTGCACCGCCGCGGCGCCCGGTACGGGCTGGAGACGATGTGCATCGGCGGTGGGCAGGGGCTGGCCGCCGTGTTCGAAAGGGTGGACTCGTGA
- a CDS encoding acyl-CoA dehydrogenase family protein, with product MTKLAQTLGLTEFQTEIIANVRQFVDKEIIPVAQELEHADEYPQQIVDAMKEMGLFGLMIPEEYGGLGESLLTYALCVEELARGWMSISGVINTHFIVAYMIRQHGTDEQKQRFLPRMATGEVRGAFSMSEPELGSDVAAIRTRARRNDDGTYTIDGQKMWLTNGASSNLVAVLVRTDEGAEKPHRNLTAFLIEKPTGFGEVAPGLTIPGKIDKLGYKGIDTTELIFDGYTARADDILGGVPGRGFFQMMDGVEVGRVNVAARACGVGLRAFELAVRYAQQRQTFGKPIAEHQAIAFQLAEMATKVEAAHLMMVNAARLKDSGERNDVAAGMAKYLASEFCAEVTQQAFRIHGGYGYSKEYEIERLMRDAPFLLIGEGTSEIQKNIISKRLLADYRI from the coding sequence GTGACCAAACTCGCCCAGACCCTGGGGCTGACCGAATTTCAGACCGAGATCATCGCCAACGTGCGGCAGTTCGTCGACAAGGAGATCATCCCGGTCGCCCAGGAGCTTGAGCACGCCGACGAGTACCCGCAGCAGATCGTCGACGCGATGAAGGAGATGGGCCTGTTCGGGCTGATGATCCCCGAGGAGTACGGCGGGCTGGGTGAGTCGCTGCTGACCTATGCGCTGTGCGTGGAGGAGCTCGCCCGCGGCTGGATGAGCATCTCCGGGGTGATCAACACCCACTTCATCGTCGCCTACATGATCCGCCAGCACGGCACCGACGAGCAGAAGCAGCGGTTCCTACCGCGGATGGCGACCGGCGAGGTCCGCGGGGCGTTCTCGATGTCCGAGCCCGAGCTCGGGTCCGACGTCGCGGCGATCCGCACCCGTGCCCGCCGCAACGACGACGGCACCTACACCATCGACGGCCAGAAGATGTGGCTGACCAACGGCGCCAGCTCCAACCTGGTGGCCGTGCTGGTGCGCACCGACGAGGGCGCGGAGAAACCGCACCGCAACCTGACCGCGTTCCTGATCGAGAAGCCGACCGGGTTCGGCGAAGTCGCACCGGGCCTGACGATTCCGGGCAAGATCGACAAACTCGGCTACAAGGGCATCGACACCACCGAGCTGATCTTCGACGGTTACACCGCGCGCGCAGACGACATCCTCGGTGGGGTGCCGGGTCGGGGCTTCTTCCAGATGATGGACGGTGTCGAGGTGGGCCGGGTCAACGTGGCGGCCCGGGCCTGCGGGGTCGGCCTGCGGGCCTTCGAGCTCGCGGTGCGCTACGCCCAGCAGCGGCAGACCTTCGGCAAGCCGATCGCCGAGCACCAGGCGATCGCCTTCCAGCTCGCCGAGATGGCGACCAAGGTGGAGGCCGCGCATCTGATGATGGTCAACGCGGCCCGGCTCAAGGACAGCGGCGAGCGCAATGACGTCGCCGCCGGGATGGCCAAGTATCTGGCCAGCGAGTTCTGCGCCGAGGTCACCCAGCAGGCGTTCCGGATCCACGGCGGCTACGGCTACTCCAAGGAGTACGAGATCGAGCGGCTGATGCGTGACGCGCCGTTCCTGCTGATCGGTGAGGGCACCAGCGAGATCCAGAAGAACATCATCAGCAAGCGGTTGCTGGCCGACTACCGGATCTGA
- a CDS encoding class I adenylate-forming enzyme family protein has product MAEPAADTIPRLVRLGAERYPDNPVIVDSDGRLSYAELDATTRELAAGLFAAGIGKGTRVGLIMPNGVQWVQIAIALTRIGAVLVPLSTLLQQPELVAHLRTASVQYLITVEEFRGHRYLADLAPHRGELPALRAVWTPDRLPRTGDTAAVDVIGDAVAPSDTLSIMFTSGSSGPPKGVIHSHGNALGAVASGLSARCIDADTRLYVPMPLFWVGGFGSGLLSALLAGATLVTEQIPRPETTLRLLERERVTLFRGWPDQAEALARRVDEVGADLSSLRPGSLQALLPAELRAPAGARANLFGMTESFGPYSGYRADTDMPRSAWGSCGRPFPGMQVRIVDVDSGRPLPAGEIGEIQIRGPHVMRGICRRRREEVFTADGYYPTGDLGHLDDDGFLFYHGRSDDMFKVSGATVYPSEVERALRGLPGVGAAFVTEVSGAVGAAVITDRDVEDLRVAARKVLSAFKVPTLWWRVESDDAIPRKATGKVDVRALRELLAERGVRG; this is encoded by the coding sequence ATGGCTGAGCCGGCGGCCGACACCATCCCCCGGCTGGTCCGGCTGGGCGCCGAGCGGTACCCGGACAATCCGGTGATCGTCGACAGCGACGGCCGGTTGTCCTACGCCGAACTGGACGCCACCACCCGCGAACTGGCGGCGGGGTTGTTCGCCGCGGGCATCGGCAAGGGCACCCGGGTGGGCCTGATCATGCCCAACGGCGTGCAGTGGGTGCAGATCGCGATCGCGCTCACCCGCATCGGCGCCGTGCTGGTTCCGCTGTCCACGCTGCTGCAGCAGCCCGAGCTCGTCGCGCACCTGCGGACCGCGTCGGTGCAGTACCTGATCACGGTCGAGGAGTTCCGCGGTCACCGCTATCTGGCCGATCTCGCCCCGCACCGCGGCGAGCTGCCCGCGCTGCGGGCGGTGTGGACGCCGGATCGGTTGCCGCGCACCGGCGATACCGCCGCGGTGGACGTCATCGGCGATGCGGTGGCGCCCAGCGACACCCTGTCGATCATGTTCACCTCGGGCAGCAGCGGGCCGCCGAAGGGCGTCATCCACAGTCACGGGAATGCGCTGGGCGCGGTCGCGTCCGGGCTGTCGGCGCGCTGCATCGACGCCGACACCCGGCTCTATGTGCCGATGCCGTTGTTCTGGGTGGGCGGGTTCGGCAGCGGCCTGTTGTCGGCGCTGCTGGCCGGCGCGACCCTGGTCACCGAGCAGATCCCGCGGCCGGAGACCACGTTGCGGCTGCTGGAGCGGGAACGGGTGACGCTGTTCCGCGGCTGGCCGGATCAGGCCGAGGCGCTGGCCCGCCGGGTCGACGAGGTCGGCGCCGACCTGTCGTCGCTGCGGCCGGGAAGCCTGCAGGCCCTGCTGCCCGCCGAGCTGCGCGCCCCGGCGGGCGCCCGGGCGAACCTGTTCGGAATGACCGAATCCTTCGGCCCCTACAGCGGATACCGGGCCGACACCGACATGCCGCGCTCGGCCTGGGGCAGCTGCGGCCGGCCGTTCCCGGGAATGCAGGTGCGCATCGTCGACGTGGACAGCGGGCGGCCGCTGCCCGCCGGTGAGATCGGGGAGATCCAGATCCGCGGCCCGCACGTCATGCGCGGGATCTGCCGGCGCCGCCGCGAGGAGGTCTTCACCGCCGACGGCTACTACCCCACCGGCGATCTGGGTCATCTCGACGACGACGGCTTCCTGTTCTACCACGGCCGCTCCGACGACATGTTCAAGGTCAGCGGCGCGACCGTGTACCCGAGCGAGGTGGAGCGCGCGCTGCGCGGCCTGCCCGGCGTCGGCGCGGCGTTCGTCACCGAGGTGTCCGGAGCGGTCGGCGCCGCGGTCATCACCGACCGCGATGTCGAGGACCTGCGGGTGGCAGCACGGAAGGTGTTGAGCGCGTTCAAGGTTCCGACCCTCTGGTGGCGTGTCGAATCCGATGACGCGATCCCCCGCAAGGCGACCGGCAAGGTCGACGTGCGCGCGCTACGGGAACTGCTGGCCGAACGCGGAGTTCGCGGCTAG
- the fabG gene encoding 3-oxoacyl-ACP reductase FabG, giving the protein MSLLTGQTAVITGGAQGLGYAIAERFVSEGARVVLGDLNLEATQAAAERLGGEKVAIAVQCNVVNLAEVTALIDTAVQRFGGLDIMVNNAGITRDATLRKMTEEQFDEVIAVHLRGTWNGTKAAAAVMRENKRGVIINMSSISGKVGLVGQTNYSAAKAGIVGLTKAAAKELAYLGIRVNAIQPGLIRSAMTEALPQHIWDQKVSEVPMGRAGEPDEVAKVALFLASDLSSYMTGTTLEVTGGRYV; this is encoded by the coding sequence GTGTCGTTGTTGACCGGTCAAACTGCCGTCATCACCGGGGGAGCGCAGGGGCTCGGCTATGCCATCGCCGAACGGTTCGTCTCCGAGGGCGCGCGTGTGGTGCTCGGCGACCTCAACCTCGAGGCGACCCAGGCCGCGGCCGAGCGTCTCGGCGGCGAGAAGGTCGCGATCGCGGTGCAGTGCAACGTGGTCAACCTGGCCGAGGTCACCGCGTTGATCGACACCGCGGTGCAGCGGTTCGGCGGGCTGGACATCATGGTCAACAACGCCGGGATCACCCGCGACGCCACGCTGCGCAAGATGACCGAGGAGCAGTTCGACGAGGTCATCGCGGTGCACCTGCGGGGCACTTGGAACGGCACCAAGGCGGCCGCCGCGGTGATGCGGGAGAACAAGCGCGGCGTGATCATCAACATGTCGTCGATCTCGGGCAAGGTCGGGCTCGTCGGGCAGACCAACTACTCGGCGGCCAAGGCCGGCATCGTCGGGCTGACCAAGGCCGCCGCCAAGGAGCTCGCCTACCTCGGGATCCGGGTGAACGCGATCCAGCCCGGCCTGATCCGCTCGGCGATGACCGAGGCGCTGCCGCAACACATCTGGGACCAGAAGGTCTCCGAGGTCCCGATGGGCCGCGCGGGGGAGCCGGACGAGGTGGCCAAGGTGGCGCTGTTCCTGGCCAGCGATCTGTCGTCGTACATGACCGGCACCACGCTGGAGGTCACCGGCGGGAGGTACGTCTGA
- a CDS encoding AMP-binding protein — translation MTPVHDHPLSRRIADVLALRPDANAIEYEGHWHSWGRLTATAQRIAPLTTPGRQIGILLRNTPAHVAALLGVLLGGGAVVVINQARGEDRTRADIETLGLPVLIGTPGDLSALVPAGVGATTVALAGPGDEPRVRAAAGGTTAPDRHGVAVRMLTSGTTGPPKRIDLTYDMLAHSVIGTDFATAPAPTELRRGVAIVNAPLVHIGGVYRVLQCVCDGRAFALLEKFELERWADAVRRHRPRAVSLVPAALRTVLHSDLTREDLGSIRAVTSGTAPLSADDADAFTEKFGIPVLTSYAATEFGGGVAGWTLPDYQRYWKTKRGSVGRATLGAQLRVVDENGTPLGPDQPGLLEVRPGQLGPNAEWMRTTDLARIDADGFVWILGRADQAIIRGGFKVMPDDVRAALESHPAVAGAAVVGRPDPRLGETPVAMVELRSPVDTAELFAHLRGRLARYEVPTDIAIVERIPRTPSGKPDLTAVREHFARHAEPAEEHA, via the coding sequence ATGACCCCGGTTCACGACCACCCGCTGAGCCGGCGCATCGCCGACGTGCTGGCCCTGCGGCCGGACGCCAACGCGATCGAGTACGAGGGCCACTGGCATTCCTGGGGCCGGCTCACGGCCACCGCGCAACGGATCGCGCCGTTGACCACCCCGGGGCGCCAGATCGGCATCCTGCTGCGCAACACCCCCGCGCATGTCGCGGCGCTGCTCGGGGTGCTGCTCGGCGGCGGCGCGGTGGTGGTGATCAACCAGGCCCGCGGCGAGGACCGCACCCGCGCCGACATCGAGACGCTGGGGCTGCCGGTGCTGATCGGCACCCCCGGCGATCTGTCCGCGCTGGTACCCGCCGGTGTCGGCGCGACCACGGTCGCGCTGGCCGGGCCGGGCGACGAACCGCGGGTGCGCGCCGCGGCGGGCGGGACCACCGCACCGGACCGCCACGGCGTGGCGGTGCGGATGCTGACCAGTGGCACCACCGGTCCGCCCAAACGCATCGACCTGACCTATGACATGCTGGCGCACAGCGTGATCGGCACCGATTTCGCCACCGCGCCGGCACCCACCGAGCTGCGTCGCGGGGTCGCCATCGTCAACGCGCCGCTGGTCCACATCGGCGGCGTGTACCGGGTACTGCAATGCGTCTGCGACGGCCGCGCGTTCGCGCTGCTGGAGAAGTTCGAACTCGAGCGCTGGGCCGACGCGGTGCGCCGGCACCGGCCGCGGGCGGTGTCGCTGGTGCCGGCCGCCCTGCGCACGGTGCTGCACTCCGATCTGACCCGCGAGGATCTCGGCAGTATCCGCGCGGTCACCTCGGGCACCGCCCCACTGTCGGCCGACGACGCCGACGCCTTCACCGAGAAGTTCGGCATCCCGGTGCTCACGTCCTACGCCGCAACGGAATTCGGCGGCGGAGTAGCCGGCTGGACGCTCCCCGACTACCAGCGGTACTGGAAGACCAAGCGCGGCAGCGTCGGCCGCGCCACGCTCGGGGCGCAGCTGCGGGTCGTCGACGAGAACGGCACCCCGCTCGGCCCGGATCAACCCGGCCTGCTGGAGGTCAGACCCGGGCAGCTCGGCCCGAACGCCGAGTGGATGCGCACCACCGATCTGGCACGCATCGACGCCGACGGTTTCGTCTGGATCCTCGGCCGCGCCGACCAGGCGATCATCCGCGGCGGGTTCAAGGTCATGCCCGACGATGTCCGCGCGGCGCTGGAGAGCCATCCGGCGGTCGCCGGCGCGGCGGTGGTGGGTCGGCCGGATCCGCGACTGGGTGAGACGCCGGTGGCGATGGTGGAGTTGCGCAGCCCGGTCGACACCGCCGAGCTGTTCGCACACCTGCGGGGCCGGCTGGCCCGCTACGAGGTCCCCACCGACATCGCGATCGTCGAGCGCATCCCCCGAACCCCTTCGGGCAAACCGGATCTGACCGCGGTGCGCGAACACTTCGCCCGTCACGCCGAACCAGCCGAGGAACATGCCTGA